The following proteins are co-located in the Anas platyrhynchos isolate ZD024472 breed Pekin duck chromosome 1, IASCAAS_PekinDuck_T2T, whole genome shotgun sequence genome:
- the GPA33 gene encoding cell surface A33 antigen: MSKLIGNLPCQSGQEEWCSRIALYKRRRKQIYDATVKKPSGKGNCFSNHLQVRRKSTLRRNKGERKRRRAMKGLQLFVFSAVLVTAHTLTVETPAKELQVARGSNATLRCQFNTDASISGGDFVVWKKINTADDAVTRYFDGLVQYGKGYETRIQFTGNVENGDISITINEVTMEDNGTYVCSVRLRNDPPRQSAITSLYVLIAPSKPECKIVGTAEYGQTINLTCISHEGSPKPTYSWESFNVQHEPRVLQTTKGEQITLKNISADTSGFYICTSTNIVGKESCNMTVSVVPPSMNIALYAGIIGGAVVAIVVIGIIAYCCCCRGDKNTDYEMTETKDADEFSQRNPTENQTAKDDNEDE; encoded by the exons ATGTCAAAGCTTATTGGCAATCTGCCTTGTCAGTCTGGCCAGGAGGAGTGGTGTAGTAGAATAGCACTTTACAAGAGAAGGAGGAAGCAAATCTATGATGCCACTGTGAAGAAACCTTCAGGTAAAGGCAACTGCTTCTCTAACCACCTGCAAGTTAGAAGGAAGAGCACCTTGAGGCGAAacaaaggggaaaggaagaggaggagagcaaTGAAAGGGCttcagctgtttgttttcagtgcag TTCTGGTGACTGCTCATACCCTTACTGTGGAAACACCTGCCAAGGAATTACAGGTGGCACGAGGGAGCAACGCTACTCTCCGCTGTCAGTTTAATACTGATGCTTCCATCTCCGGAGGAGATTTTGTTGTCTGGAAGAAAATCAATACCGCG GATGATGCTGTCACTAGGTATTTCGATGGACTTGTACAGTATGGCAAGGGCTACGAAACCCGAATACAATTTACTGGTAACGTAGAGAATGGGGACATCAGTATCACCATCAATGAAGTAACCATGGAAGACAATGGGACGTATGTATGCAGTGTTCGTCTACGGAATGACCCTCCTCGGCAGTCTGCAATCACGAGTCTTTACGTCCTCA ttGCACCATCCAAGCCAGAATGCAAGATTGTGGGCACAGCAGAATACGGCCAAACCATCAATCTAACCTGCATTTCTCATGAGGGCTCCCCAAAACCCACATACAGCTGGGAAAGCTTCAACGTACAGCATGAGCCCCGTGTACTACAAACAACAAAAG GGGAGCAAATAACTCTGAAGAACATCTCAGCGGATACATCTGGCTTTTACATCTGCACTTCAACAAACATTGTGGGAAAGGAATCTTGCAACATGACGGTCAGCGTTGTGCCAC CATCCATGAACATTGCCCTTTATGCTGGCATCATTGGAGGAGCTGTTGTTGCAATTGTAGTTATTGGTATTATAGCCTATTGCTGCTGCTGTCGGGGGGACAAGAACACCGACTATGAGATGAC GGAGACAAAAGATGCAGATGAATTCTCCCAGAGGAATCCTACAGAGAATCAGACAGCAAAAGATGATAATGAAGATgaatga